The following proteins are co-located in the Scomber scombrus chromosome 2, fScoSco1.1, whole genome shotgun sequence genome:
- the LOC133995807 gene encoding E3 ubiquitin-protein ligase TRIM39-like isoform X1 codes for MSAASCLRSEDQFLCCICLDVFTDPVSTPCGHNFCKNCINEHWNSNDQYLCPMCNKVFNTRPKLHINTLLSEVVSQFRQEAQQKASSSSSEQQADKPGEVPCDVCTGTKLKALKSCLVCLASYCETHLEPHLTASRLKRHQLMDPVENLEDRMCMKHDKPLELFCKTDQTCVCTLCSVLDHKTHEFVPLKEEYEGKKAELGKTEAEIQEMVQKRRLKIQEIKQSVDLSKEAADREKAEGVQVFTALKESVERSLNELIETIEEKQRTTEKQAEDFIKELEQEISELKKRSSEVEKLSHSADHLHLLQNFPSLKAAPPTKDWTEVSIRPSYEGTVVKAVTQLDEMLSKHMKKLFEAELKRVQQYAVDVTLDPDTAHSELILSDDGKQVHHGDVMKKNLPYNPKRCTRYVHVLGKQSLSSGRFYFEVQVKEKTDWDLGVARESINRKGKITLRPQYGFWAICLRNGNEYRAGNNPPVHLSLKSRPQKVGVFVDYEEGLVSFYDLDAAALIYSFTGCSFTEKLYPYFSPCPNNGGKNSAPLIICPVNQTE; via the coding sequence atgtctgctgccagctgtctgagatctgaagatcagtttctgtgctgcatctgtctggatgtgttcactgatccagtcagcacaccatgtggacacaacttctgcaaaaactgcatcaatgaacACTGGAACAGTAATGACCAGTACCTGTGTCCAATGTGTAACAAGGTTTTCAACACAAGACCTAAACTTCACATCAACACTTTGCTCTCTGAGGTTGTttctcagttcagacaggaagctcaacagaaagccagcagcagcagctcagagcaacaagctgacaaaccaggagaagttccctgtgacgtctgtactggaaccaaactgaaggccctgaagtcctgtctggtgtgtctggcctcctactgtgagactcacctggagcCTCATCTGACAGCTTCACGTCTgaaaagacatcagctgatggaccctgtggagaacctggaagacaggatgtgtatgaagcacgataaacctctggagctgttctgtaagaccgaccagacatgtgtctgcacactctgctctgttttagaccacaagacacatgagtttgttcctctgaaagaagaatatgaaggaaagaaggcagagctggggaagacagaggctgaaattcagGAGATGGTCCAGAAGAGACGACTGAAGATTCAAGAGATCAAACAGTCAGTTGACCTCAGTaaggaagctgcagacagagagaaagcagaaggtgttcaggtcttcaccgctctgaaggagtctgttgagagaagcctgaatgagctcattgagacgattgaagagaagcaaagaacaacagagaaacaggctgaagacttcatcaaagagctggaacaggaaatctctgagctgaagaagagaagctctgaggtggagaagctctcacactctgcagaccacctccacctcctccaaaacttcccgtccctgaaagctgctccacccaccaaagactggacagaggTCAGCATCCGTCCATCATATGAGGGGACTGTGGTGAAAGCTGTGACTCAGCTGGACGAGATGCTCAGTAAACATATGAAGAAgctgtttgaggctgagctgaagagggtccagcagtatgcagtggatgtgactcttgatcctgatacagcaCATTCTGaactcatcctgtctgatgatgggaaacaagtaCATCATGGTGATGTGATGAAAAAGAATCTCCCATACAACCCAAAGAGATGTACACGTTATGTACATGTGTTAGGAAAGCAGAGTTTGTCTTCAggcagattttactttgaggttcaggttaaagagaAGACTGACTGGGATTTAGGAGTGGCAAGAGAGTCGATCAACAGGAAGGGAAAAATTACACTGAGACCTCAGTATGGTTTCTGGGCTATATGTttgagaaatggaaatgagtacAGAGCTGGTAATAACCCTCCAGTCcatctctctctgaagtctcgtcctcagaaggtgggggtgtttgtggattatgaggagggtctggtctccttttatgacttagatgctgcagctcttatctactcctttactggctgctccttcactgagaaactctacccATACTTCAGTCCCTGTCCTAATAATGGTGGTAAAAACTCCGCCCCTCTGATCATctgtcctgtcaatcaaactgagTAA
- the esf1 gene encoding ESF1 homolog, producing the protein MSFKKSADERFLRVQKDPRFWEMPERERKVKIDKRFQSMFHDKRFKVKYTVDKRGKPINHTTTEDLKRFYKLSDSEEEEEYEDEEERKKKKVEGKKKKKKKEKEEVKESVMKVDEEEEEGETLQSRDVKVKTEKPERGVRVYEEGEDDDDDDEQSVDEDELGDIVSEEGEEEEDDDDEEEESGSDDEDESGLDSDSDSGPDLARGKGNIETSSDEDDDDDDVEAFLQREEEEIEHDWGELCKDAPRSDEVSTRLAVCNMDWDRMKAKDLLALLNSFTPKGGAVLSVKIYPSDFGKERLTVEETQGPMELKALPEDSEDDNEEEKVYREKMRDHQFKRLKYFYAVVECDSTDTAAKIYEECDGYEYESSCSMLDLRFVPNDVTFDEEPKDEATDVNLTVYTPKLFTSTSSSTSKVQLTWDETDHDRVTALNRNFNKNELLDMDFNAYLASSSEDEGEEEEEGEEGGDAERTEEPAAVVVEEEEEEEEEKQTKKKKTKKMKSEEQISKYRELLKGIQDKEKKIQEDKNMEMEITWVPGLKETTEQLVKKKIEGKDKLTPWEEFLEKKKDKKKKKKAHKKQGDDEDELSDDDLPPDVDLSDPFFAEELAAADVKKKPKKKKQDEEEEEQTAEDEEELERQKAEMALLMEDDATDVKHKHFNYDKIVEQQNLSKKKKKKLQKKGEQTQEDDFQVDVKDPRFQSMFTSHLFNLDPSDPNYKKTRATQSIEAEKQRRRRDEEDEQQQHHHRRLLATQVAVGNAPEKPGESKRERDSDASEKKAMDPSLSLLVKSIKSKTEQFQARKKQKLN; encoded by the exons ATGTCGTTCAAAAAGAGCGCCGACGAGCGCTTCCTGCGGGTGCAGAAGGACCCTCGCTTCTGGGAAATGCCCGAGAGAGAGCGAAAGGTGAAGATCGACAAGCGCTTCCAGTCGATGTTTCACGACAAACGCTTCAAAGTGAAATACACGGTGGACAAACGAGGAAAACCCATCAACCACACGACCACCGAGGACCTGAAACGCTTCTACAAGCTGTCCGActcggaggaggaggaggagtatgaggatgaggaggagaggaagaagaagaaggtggagggcaagaagaagaagaagaagaaggagaaggaggaagtgaaggagaGTGTGATGAAGgttgatgaagaggaggaggaaggagaaacgTTGCAGAGCAGAGACGTTAAAGTTAAAACAGAGAAGCCTGAACGAGGAGTCCGAGTCTATGAAGAAG gtgaggatgatgatgatgatgatgagcagtCTGTAGATGAAGATGAGCTGGGAGACATCGTGtcagaggaaggggaggaggaggaggatgatgatgatgaagaggaggagagcggATCAGACGATGAAGACGAGTCTGGTTTGGATTCAGACAGCGACAGCGGACCGGATCTGGCCCGAGGAAAAGGAAACATCGAGACCAGctctgatgaagatgatgatgatgacgatgtgGAGGCCTtcctgcagagagaggaagaggagatcgAACACGACTGGGGCGAGCTGTGCAAAGACGCTCCACGCAGCGACGAG gTGTCGACCCGTCTGGCCGTGTGTAACATGGACTGGGACAGAATGAAAGCCAAAGATCTTCTGGCTCTGCTCAACTCCTTCACTCCTAAAGGAGGAGCGGTGCTGTCCGTCAAG ATCTACCCGTCAGACTTTGGGAAGGAGCGTTTAACGGTGGAGGAGACTCAGGGGCCGATGGAGCTGAAGGCTCTGCCTGAAGACTCAGAGGACGACAACGAAGAAGAGAA ggTCTACAGGGAGAAGATGCGCGACCATCAGTTCAAACGTCTGAAGTATTTTTACGCCGTAGTCGAGTGCGACTCCACCGACACGGCCGCTAAGATCTACGAGGAATGTGACGGCTACGAGTACGAGAGCAGCTGCTCCATGCTGGACCTCCG GTTTGTTCCCAACGACGTGACGTTTGACGAGGAGCCCAAAGACGAAGCGACAGACGTGAACTTGACGGTTTACACTCCTAAACTGTTCACCTCCACTTCTTCCTCCACCTCAAAG GTTCAGCTAACGTGGGACGAGACCGACCATGATCGCGTCACCGCCCTCAACAGGAATTTCAACAAGAACGAGCTGCTGGACATGGACTTCAACGCCTACCTGGCTTCCTCCAGCGAAGacgaaggagaggaggaagaggagggtgaagAAGGAGGTGACG CTGAACGGACAGAAGAGCCGGCCGCCGTCGtcgtggaggaagaggaagaggaggaagaggagaaacagacaaagaagaagaagacgaagaagatgAAGAGTGAGGAGCAGATCTCAAAGTACAGAGAGCTGCTGAAAGGAATCCAggacaaagagaagaagatcCAGGAAGATAAAAACATGGAGATGGAAATCACCTGGGTTCCAG GCCTGAAGGAGACGACGGAGCAGCTGGTGAAGAAGAAGATTGAGGGAAAAGACAAGCTGACTCCGTGGGAAGAATTcctggagaagaagaaagacaagaaaaagaagaagaaagctcACAAGAAACAG GGAGACGATGAAGACGAGCTCAGTGATGATGATCTTCCTCCAGACGTCGACCTCAGTGACCCGTTCTTTGCTGAGGAGCTCGCTGCTGCAG acgtgaagaagaaaccaaagaagaagaagcaggatgaggaagaggaggagcagacggctgaggatgaagaggagctggagagacaaaag gctgagATGGCGCTGCTGATGGAGGACGACGCCACTGAcgtcaaacacaaacactttaaCTACGATAAGATCGTAGAGCAGCAGAATctgagcaagaagaagaagaaaaagctgcagAAGAAAGGAGAGCAGACGCAGGAGGACGACTTCCAG GTCGACGTTAAAGATCCTCGTTTCCAGTCCATGTTCACGTCTCACCTCTTCAACCTGGATCCGTCTGATCCAAACTACAAGAAGACCCGAGCCACGCAGAGCATCGAGGCGGAGAAGCAGCGCCGCCGCCGGGACGAGGaagacgagcagcagcagcatcatcaccGCCGCCTCCTCGCTACGCAGGTCGCCGTCGGCAACGCTCCAGAAAAACCCGGCGAGAGCAAACGGGAAAGAGACTCTGACGCCTCGGAGAAGAAGGCGATGGACCCGAGTCTGTCTCTGCTCGTTAAATCAATTAAGAGCAAAACGGAGCAGTTCCAGGCCCGCAAGAAACAGAAGCTCAACTAA
- the LOC133995807 gene encoding E3 ubiquitin-protein ligase TRIM39-like isoform X2, which translates to MSAASCLRSEDQFLCCICLDVFTDPVSTPCGHNFCKNCINEHWNSNDQYLCPMCNKVFNTRPKLHINTLLSEVVSHSSEQQADKPGEVPCDVCTGTKLKALKSCLVCLASYCETHLEPHLTASRLKRHQLMDPVENLEDRMCMKHDKPLELFCKTDQTCVCTLCSVLDHKTHEFVPLKEEYEGKKAELGKTEAEIQEMVQKRRLKIQEIKQSVDLSKEAADREKAEGVQVFTALKESVERSLNELIETIEEKQRTTEKQAEDFIKELEQEISELKKRSSEVEKLSHSADHLHLLQNFPSLKAAPPTKDWTEVSIRPSYEGTVVKAVTQLDEMLSKHMKKLFEAELKRVQQYAVDVTLDPDTAHSELILSDDGKQVHHGDVMKKNLPYNPKRCTRYVHVLGKQSLSSGRFYFEVQVKEKTDWDLGVARESINRKGKITLRPQYGFWAICLRNGNEYRAGNNPPVHLSLKSRPQKVGVFVDYEEGLVSFYDLDAAALIYSFTGCSFTEKLYPYFSPCPNNGGKNSAPLIICPVNQTE; encoded by the exons atgtctgctgccagctgtctgagatctgaagatcagtttctgtgctgcatctgtctggatgtgttcactgatccagtcagcacaccatgtggacacaacttctgcaaaaactgcatcaatgaacACTGGAACAGTAATGACCAGTACCTGTGTCCAATGTGTAACAAGGTTTTCAACACAAGACCTAAACTTCACATCAACACTTTGCTCTCTGAGGTTGTttctca cagctcagagcaacaagctgacaaaccaggagaagttccctgtgacgtctgtactggaaccaaactgaaggccctgaagtcctgtctggtgtgtctggcctcctactgtgagactcacctggagcCTCATCTGACAGCTTCACGTCTgaaaagacatcagctgatggaccctgtggagaacctggaagacaggatgtgtatgaagcacgataaacctctggagctgttctgtaagaccgaccagacatgtgtctgcacactctgctctgttttagaccacaagacacatgagtttgttcctctgaaagaagaatatgaaggaaagaaggcagagctggggaagacagaggctgaaattcagGAGATGGTCCAGAAGAGACGACTGAAGATTCAAGAGATCAAACAGTCAGTTGACCTCAGTaaggaagctgcagacagagagaaagcagaaggtgttcaggtcttcaccgctctgaaggagtctgttgagagaagcctgaatgagctcattgagacgattgaagagaagcaaagaacaacagagaaacaggctgaagacttcatcaaagagctggaacaggaaatctctgagctgaagaagagaagctctgaggtggagaagctctcacactctgcagaccacctccacctcctccaaaacttcccgtccctgaaagctgctccacccaccaaagactggacagaggTCAGCATCCGTCCATCATATGAGGGGACTGTGGTGAAAGCTGTGACTCAGCTGGACGAGATGCTCAGTAAACATATGAAGAAgctgtttgaggctgagctgaagagggtccagcagtatgcagtggatgtgactcttgatcctgatacagcaCATTCTGaactcatcctgtctgatgatgggaaacaagtaCATCATGGTGATGTGATGAAAAAGAATCTCCCATACAACCCAAAGAGATGTACACGTTATGTACATGTGTTAGGAAAGCAGAGTTTGTCTTCAggcagattttactttgaggttcaggttaaagagaAGACTGACTGGGATTTAGGAGTGGCAAGAGAGTCGATCAACAGGAAGGGAAAAATTACACTGAGACCTCAGTATGGTTTCTGGGCTATATGTttgagaaatggaaatgagtacAGAGCTGGTAATAACCCTCCAGTCcatctctctctgaagtctcgtcctcagaaggtgggggtgtttgtggattatgaggagggtctggtctccttttatgacttagatgctgcagctcttatctactcctttactggctgctccttcactgagaaactctacccATACTTCAGTCCCTGTCCTAATAATGGTGGTAAAAACTCCGCCCCTCTGATCATctgtcctgtcaatcaaactgagTAA